One window of the Mixophyes fleayi isolate aMixFle1 chromosome 6, aMixFle1.hap1, whole genome shotgun sequence genome contains the following:
- the LOC142094900 gene encoding CMP-N-acetylneuraminate-beta-galactosamide-alpha-2,3-sialyltransferase 2-like, whose protein sequence is MHCIRRHCRLNHHRRTVWIPPLLCVVAFLIYFIYFCPDYSNPLELVEGSDHVPMCGQYKTATLRTPWFEKRFNGSIEPLLVRKDQVIPDHVLQWWLKLQGVNNASRMPWILEQMFKVVPSGNPYEEQYKRPCRHCAVVGNSGNLKGSHYGKKIDSHNLIFRMNGARISGFEADVGSRTTHHFMYPESAVHLPHGVHLVLVPFKLQDLRWITSALSTGEIKYTYKRVKQYIQADKDKVLIFNPAFFKYIHDNWTTHHGKYPSTGMLALFFALHICDEISVFGFGADRNGNWHHYWENNRFAGAFRWTGVHNADFESKLIESLAKEGRLKFYI, encoded by the exons ATGCACTGTATTCGCCGGCACTGCCGATTAAACCACCACAGAAGGACAGTATGGATCCCTCCTCTGTTGTGTGTGGTCGCCTTCTTGATCTATTTCATCTATTTCTGCCCTGACTACTCAAATCCACTGGAGCTTGTTGAGGGATCTGATCATGTACCCATGTGTGGACAGTATAAGACCGCAACACTAAGGACACCATGGTTTGAGAAACGTTTCAATGGATCTATTGAGCCTCTGTTAGTGAGAAAGGATCAAGTGATACCGGACCATGTTCTACAATGGTGGCTG AAACTCCAAGGAGTAAACAATGCAAGTCGCATGCCTTGGATTCTAGAACAGATGTTCAAAGTTGTACCATCTGGGAACCCTTATGAAGAACAGTATAAGAGGCCGTGCCGGCACTGTGCTGTGGTGGGGAACTCTGGCAACCTCAAGGGGTCACATTATGGCAAAAAAATTGATTCCCATAATTTAATTTTCAG AATGAATGGGGCTCGCATCTCCGGGTTTGAAGCTGACGTAGGCTCTAGAACAACTCATCATTTTATGTACCCAGAAAGTGCTGTGCACCTACCACATGGAGTCCACTTGGTCCTGGTCCCATTTAAACTACAAGATCTAAGGTGGATTACTAGTGCTCTTTCAACTGGAGAGATTAAGTA tacATACAAAAGGGTGAAGCAGTATATCCAGGCTGATAAAGACAAG gtatTAATATTTAATCCAGCTTTTTTCAAATACATTCATGATAACTGGACCACTCATCATGGAAAGTATCCATCTACTGGAATGCTGGCGCTCTTTTTTGCATTGCATATATGTGATGAG ataTCAGTGTTTGGTTTTGGTGCAGACCGAAACGGAAACTGGCACCACTACTGGGAAAACAACAGATTTGCAGGAGCTTTCCGATGGACCGGTGTCCACAACGCAGACTTTGAGTCTAAACTCATAGAGTCATTAGCCAAGGAAGGAAGACtgaaattttatatataa